The Acinetobacter chinensis genomic sequence AGTCTGTAAAGACGCCATTGGTGAATACTGGAAGACATTGGATTAGCGTATTCTGCTTATTGGCTCTGCCGGCTCACACATGATCCACTCACTTTGCAGATTCAGACGACACCCCCTTCAGTGCAGATTTTTTAAGAAATGGACACTGACATACGAATGATGACAGCGGAACCTGTAACTGTATAAAGCTGTGATTATTATCAGCCTAAAACAATCAGCCCATCATCACTGTCAACTGGCGAAGACGTACTGTTTCTTATCCTGTTCAACATGCTTATATGAATTAAGTTGTACCCTGTAATATAATAAAGTCTGTTTAATTTACTGTAATCTTCACTTAATGTCCTCCTGCGCTGCATCTCCCTCTATATCCAGACCCTCCTTAACGCTGATTATTCTTGCCCTTGCCATTGGTGGTTTCTGTATAGGAACGACCGAGTTCGTGGCGATGGGACTGATCCAGGAAATTTCCAAAGATCTGAATCTGAGCATTCCTGTTACAGGACATTTTATCAGTGCCTATGCACTTGGAGTGATGGTTGGTGCACCTGTGATTGCGATTCTTGCAGCCCAGGTTCCCCGTAAAATCCTGTTGACTGGTCTTATGCTTTTTTACGGTATCGCAAATGCCATGACAGCGCTCACTGATCAATACTCAACGGTACTGATTTCCCGTTTTATTGCGGGTCTGCCTCATGGTGCATATTTTGGTATTGCTGCACTGGTTGTTGCGGAATATGCAGGGAAAAACCGACGTGCTTCTGCTGTTGCAAAGTTGATGCTTGGACTGAATCTGGCGACAGTCATTGGTGTTCCATTTGCCACCTGGCTGGGACAGAATTATGGCTGGCGTTCAGGCTTTGAGTTCTCTGCATCCCTCGCATTTCTTACTGTTGTTGCAATCAGCTTCTGTGTACCGCAGATTGCTGTTGATCGCTCTGCCAGTATCATCAATGAACTGAAAGGTTTGCGTAATCTTCGCATGTGGATGACCCTTGCGGTGGGTGCAATCGGATTTGGTGGACTGTTTTCTGTTTACAGTTATGTTTCCCCTATTCTGACCGAATATACCCAGCAGAATATTACAGTTGTCCCCTTTGCCCTGGCAATCATTGGCATGGGACTGGTGACTGGAGGACTGGTTGCAGGCTATTTTGCTGATAAAAACCAGAATCGGGCGATTGTTGTGATTTTACTCAGCAACGCCTGCTCTTACCTGATCTGTGCTTTAAGCATGCAGAATATATATACTGCCTATGCAGGTCTGTTCCTGGTCAGCTTCAGTATTGCAGGTCTTGCTCCCCTGCTCCAGACCCGCCTTATGGATGTTGCGGGCAATGCACAGGGACTGGCAGCTTCACTGAATCACTCTGCTTTTAATATTGCCAATGCGGTTGGTGCGTTTCTTGGTGGATGGGTGATTGCTGAGGGCATGGGATGGCTGGCACCCATCTGGCTGGGAACAGCATTAAGCCTGGGTGGGTTAGCGGTACTGTGTATTGCTTTTGCAATGGACAGAAATCAGAATAAAATTTAAAACATACATCAGGGTTTACTCATCAGTCCACACAAAGACATTGAGCAAACCCTGCAACCATTCACTCGGGCAACTTATGTCCACAATGAGGACAGAAACAGTATTTGTTTTTTTCCCTTTCAAGCTGTTTCTCTTTACGCTCCCGAATCAGCTGTAAAACAATATCCTGTGTCTGTTCTTTAGATAAGCCTACATCTTTTCGGATATTTTCAATCTTTTCTTCATCTTCAATAATATCTATTTCACAGTTTTCCAGCAGATCCCTGAATTTTAACTCCAGCTGCTGCTTGCGCAGTTCCAGTTCATTTGCCAGTCCATTGGCGAGAATACCTGCCGGTAAAGCAGCCAGTCCAACC encodes the following:
- a CDS encoding MFS transporter, which produces MSSCAASPSISRPSLTLIILALAIGGFCIGTTEFVAMGLIQEISKDLNLSIPVTGHFISAYALGVMVGAPVIAILAAQVPRKILLTGLMLFYGIANAMTALTDQYSTVLISRFIAGLPHGAYFGIAALVVAEYAGKNRRASAVAKLMLGLNLATVIGVPFATWLGQNYGWRSGFEFSASLAFLTVVAISFCVPQIAVDRSASIINELKGLRNLRMWMTLAVGAIGFGGLFSVYSYVSPILTEYTQQNITVVPFALAIIGMGLVTGGLVAGYFADKNQNRAIVVILLSNACSYLICALSMQNIYTAYAGLFLVSFSIAGLAPLLQTRLMDVAGNAQGLAASLNHSAFNIANAVGAFLGGWVIAEGMGWLAPIWLGTALSLGGLAVLCIAFAMDRNQNKI